The following proteins are co-located in the Pyrobaculum calidifontis JCM 11548 genome:
- a CDS encoding winged helix-turn-helix domain-containing protein: protein MAKYDLDVVARILLSLLESPKGRTALYMRTGLNYPRFLQYLDFLKDRGLVAEVDGSVRLTERGKEVALALAKALEDLT, encoded by the coding sequence ATGGCTAAGTACGACCTTGACGTAGTGGCTAGGATACTCCTCTCCCTCTTGGAGTCCCCCAAGGGCCGCACTGCGCTGTATATGAGGACAGGGCTCAATTACCCACGTTTCCTCCAGTACCTAGACTTCCTAAAGGATAGGGGCCTCGTGGCGGAGGTCGACGGCTCGGTGAGGCTCACGGAGAGGGGTAAGGAGGTGGCCCTCGCCTTGGCCAAGGCGTTGGAGGATTTGACATAG
- a CDS encoding AAA family ATPase, translated as MGYVKGLEVEGYRGLRKASLTDFAGINVFVGKNGSGKSSLLEALYIALKPFDGLKHVVKRRGWFGLASAEALFHGRDSEIKIRITLEDGSWEEVIIRRSAPTVGHIEALKAKGLDASKLYALSISAKGKVAGDATFYVDPSGKCLTLFEKGEGMVYGATFIDWNSVYSYGTPEEAYSTMVKEGGEEAKEAVIKTLQAEYEELRDIAVLRAYDEWVLHLTFKDGAVPYYVAGDGIRYALMYLMAVSTPKEAVLLMEEPELHAHPRLMKIVANSILHTHRERRNQVFLSTHSLELIEMLIEQAEKLGLKDQDLKIYRLALKNGVLYSKVYTLSEALDAVKKLEWDLRR; from the coding sequence ATGGGCTACGTAAAGGGCCTGGAGGTAGAGGGCTACCGCGGGCTCCGCAAGGCGAGCCTAACCGACTTCGCAGGGATAAACGTGTTCGTGGGCAAAAACGGCAGCGGGAAGTCCTCCCTCCTCGAAGCCCTCTACATAGCCCTCAAGCCGTTTGACGGGCTGAAGCACGTAGTCAAGAGACGCGGCTGGTTTGGCCTAGCGTCGGCAGAGGCGCTATTCCACGGCAGGGATAGTGAGATCAAGATAAGAATAACGTTGGAGGATGGGTCTTGGGAGGAGGTGATAATAAGACGCAGTGCGCCTACCGTAGGTCATATAGAGGCACTTAAGGCCAAGGGCCTAGACGCCAGCAAACTATATGCGCTCAGCATAAGCGCAAAGGGCAAAGTCGCCGGAGATGCAACATTTTATGTAGACCCCAGCGGTAAATGTCTTACGCTTTTTGAAAAGGGGGAAGGGATGGTTTACGGCGCGACGTTCATTGACTGGAACAGCGTCTACTCCTACGGCACTCCAGAGGAAGCCTATTCCACCATGGTGAAAGAGGGCGGTGAAGAGGCTAAGGAAGCCGTCATCAAGACTTTACAAGCTGAATACGAGGAGCTTCGCGACATCGCAGTCCTTCGTGCATACGACGAATGGGTGCTCCATCTAACCTTTAAGGACGGGGCCGTTCCATACTACGTAGCAGGCGACGGCATTAGATACGCCCTGATGTACCTCATGGCCGTGTCCACGCCCAAAGAAGCCGTGTTGCTAATGGAGGAGCCGGAGCTACATGCCCATCCGAGACTGATGAAGATAGTGGCCAACTCCATCCTCCACACCCACCGCGAAAGGAGAAACCAGGTATTCCTCTCAACCCACAGCCTAGAGCTAATAGAGATGTTAATCGAACAAGCCGAGAAGCTCGGACTAAAAGACCAAGACCTGAAAATCTACAGACTCGCGCTAAAAAACGGCGTCCTCTACAGCAAGGTGTACACCTTAAGCGAAGCCCTAGACGCCGTCAAAAAACTCGAATGGGACCTCAGGAGGTAA
- a CDS encoding pepsin/retropepsin-like aspartic protease family protein → MKSKIRHTDKEAECQALFDTGSGITAIQRAFFEEHFDTNRLKLEKPQRVHWINGNSIEIDKYAPITIVKTR, encoded by the coding sequence TTGAAATCTAAGATAAGGCACACGGACAAGGAAGCCGAGTGCCAAGCGCTGTTCGACACAGGCTCAGGCATCACGGCAATACAACGAGCGTTCTTCGAAGAACACTTCGACACCAACCGGCTAAAGCTCGAGAAACCCCAGAGAGTGCATTGGATAAACGGCAACTCCATTGAGATAGACAAATACGCGCCAATCACAATAGTCAAGACGAGATAG
- a CDS encoding PaREP1 family protein, which translates to MCGGFQQMSLRVWRYVFRGVSEPRVKSAWDAAYSLHVWGFHEAKLAAEDVELDLPQVEWLLEYVEKLVKSRGGVQ; encoded by the coding sequence ATGTGTGGAGGTTTTCAACAGATGTCTCTGCGCGTTTGGCGATATGTTTTTAGGGGTGTGAGTGAGCCTCGGGTGAAAAGCGCGTGGGACGCCGCTTACAGCTTGCACGTGTGGGGCTTCCACGAGGCGAAGCTTGCGGCTGAGGACGTCGAGTTAGATCTTCCGCAGGTCGAGTGGTTGCTCGAGTATGTGGAAAAGCTCGTCAAGAGCAGGGGAGGTGTACAGTAG
- a CDS encoding serpin family protein, giving the protein MLRLYLLVAMGAIALVLLEALSSSVGSPAAPPPRNCSPSPALNFNASGYNEFAVEFYKRLALSHLGENFAVSPFSVYKAFAMVYAGAGGETREEIKRVFGFGEDPCEVAPAGRGMEEATSAWLQTGATFTQQYLEKLACLCAEAHRVDFRGNFKATVEEINKWVEEKTRGLVKDLIPSSPKRDVVAVLVSALYFEAGWWPRSFSRVGEGSFAGAAHPVEYMALDLRSCGDPSLVGKIEDNITVVKLPLKNTETAMYIVVPLDFKAYVASLNYEKLREDLSNLTAEVVYVKMPIFVAEFKGSVKDVLKEMGIIRAFDPSKADFSPMDGSRDVYLSDVFHGTYVKAYENGVVAAAATAVEVAVCAKVGGAEVVVDRPFLFVLADDRVIYFIGHVVG; this is encoded by the coding sequence GTGCTACGTCTGTACCTCCTAGTTGCCATGGGGGCAATTGCCTTGGTACTGCTAGAGGCGTTGTCGTCAAGCGTTGGAAGCCCGGCGGCCCCTCCGCCTAGAAATTGCTCGCCCTCTCCTGCCCTCAACTTCAACGCCAGCGGCTACAACGAGTTCGCCGTGGAGTTTTACAAGAGGCTGGCCCTGAGCCACTTAGGCGAAAATTTCGCCGTGTCTCCTTTTTCCGTTTACAAGGCCTTCGCCATGGTGTACGCAGGCGCTGGGGGCGAGACTAGAGAGGAGATCAAGCGAGTTTTCGGCTTCGGCGAAGACCCCTGCGAAGTGGCGCCAGCTGGCAGAGGCATGGAAGAGGCAACCTCAGCGTGGCTCCAGACGGGAGCGACATTTACACAGCAGTACTTGGAAAAGCTTGCTTGTCTCTGCGCCGAGGCTCACCGCGTAGATTTTCGCGGCAACTTTAAGGCCACGGTCGAGGAGATAAACAAGTGGGTTGAGGAAAAGACGCGCGGCCTTGTAAAAGACCTAATTCCGTCGAGTCCAAAGAGGGACGTCGTAGCAGTGCTGGTGTCGGCGCTGTACTTTGAGGCAGGCTGGTGGCCGCGCTCCTTTTCCAGGGTGGGGGAGGGGAGCTTCGCCGGGGCGGCGCACCCCGTGGAGTACATGGCCCTCGACTTGAGGTCGTGCGGCGACCCATCGTTGGTGGGCAAAATAGAGGACAACATAACCGTGGTGAAGCTACCGCTGAAGAACACGGAGACTGCCATGTACATTGTCGTGCCGCTGGATTTCAAAGCCTACGTGGCCTCGTTGAATTATGAAAAACTCAGGGAAGATCTCTCCAATTTGACGGCCGAGGTCGTGTACGTAAAAATGCCGATCTTTGTGGCAGAGTTTAAGGGTTCTGTAAAAGATGTGTTGAAAGAAATGGGCATCATAAGGGCCTTTGACCCATCTAAGGCCGACTTTTCGCCCATGGACGGCTCCCGCGACGTCTATCTAAGCGACGTATTCCACGGGACCTACGTCAAGGCCTATGAAAATGGGGTAGTCGCCGCGGCGGCCACCGCGGTCGAAGTCGCTGTATGCGCCAAAGTAGGCGGTGCGGAGGTGGTAGTGGATAGGCCGTTTCTCTTCGTCTTGGCAGATGACAGGGTCATATACTTCATAGGCCACGTTGTCGGCTAG
- a CDS encoding glycosyltransferase family 4 protein, giving the protein MRVVYAAPTYHPHVGGVEYVVKAVAERLAKRGHEVVVLAGEPNAERPAEEEVSGVHVVRWPTWTPGGAYHVPRHRARLEEALRELLRGADVLHVHSIHAILPVWAGLKARELGFRGRLVASTHYHGTGHTPLRRALWALWRRYAARLVKAADVVHAASAYEAKLLEEHFAVRPTVVEHGVDEDVAEVQWTPRDYAMYSGRLEKYKNVEKLAAVVKALSRLGHKLRLEIYGEGPHRPSLEKALRRIGVDYSIYGFQPRRRYLEKLAGAALFGLLSTHEAYGQTANEANAIGVPTLVAKPWGEHFAARPRTLAVDPHEDAEKIAKKAARLIEEAPRQPRPRVPTWSQTVDTYLKLYTP; this is encoded by the coding sequence GTGAGGGTAGTCTACGCCGCGCCCACCTACCACCCCCACGTGGGAGGCGTGGAATACGTCGTCAAGGCGGTCGCGGAGAGGCTGGCCAAGCGGGGCCACGAAGTCGTCGTACTCGCAGGAGAGCCAAACGCCGAGAGACCCGCCGAGGAGGAGGTGAGCGGGGTGCACGTGGTCAGGTGGCCCACCTGGACCCCCGGCGGGGCCTACCACGTCCCCCGCCACAGAGCCAGGCTAGAAGAGGCGCTGAGGGAACTGCTCAGGGGGGCAGACGTGTTGCACGTCCACAGCATACACGCGATCCTCCCCGTGTGGGCCGGCCTAAAGGCAAGGGAGCTGGGCTTCAGGGGGAGGCTAGTGGCCTCCACGCACTACCACGGCACAGGCCACACCCCCCTGAGGAGGGCCCTGTGGGCCCTGTGGAGGCGCTACGCCGCTAGGCTCGTAAAGGCCGCAGACGTTGTACACGCCGCGTCTGCCTACGAGGCCAAGCTATTGGAGGAGCACTTCGCCGTGAGGCCCACCGTCGTGGAACACGGCGTAGACGAAGACGTGGCAGAGGTGCAGTGGACCCCCAGGGACTACGCCATGTACAGCGGCCGCCTAGAGAAGTACAAAAACGTGGAAAAACTCGCCGCGGTAGTCAAGGCGCTGAGCCGCCTAGGCCACAAGCTCAGGCTAGAGATATACGGCGAAGGCCCCCACCGCCCCAGCCTAGAGAAGGCGCTTAGGAGGATTGGAGTGGACTACTCAATATACGGCTTTCAGCCGAGGCGCCGCTACTTGGAAAAGCTCGCCGGAGCCGCCCTCTTCGGCCTACTCTCCACCCACGAGGCCTACGGGCAGACAGCCAACGAGGCAAACGCAATCGGTGTCCCCACCCTGGTGGCCAAGCCCTGGGGAGAACACTTCGCCGCCAGGCCCAGGACACTCGCCGTAGACCCCCACGAAGACGCCGAAAAAATAGCCAAAAAGGCGGCGAGGCTAATAGAAGAGGCCCCACGGCAACCAAGGCCACGCGTCCCCACCTGGAGCCAGACAGTCGACACGTACCTAAAGCTCTACACCCCCTAA
- a CDS encoding glycosyltransferase family 2 protein, with protein MLLEAIAIALTAAHFGAPLLYYWRAKRWLKKPWDVAPDPTYRPRVTVIVPTYNEAPLIEEKLDNIYEQDYPRDKLEVVVVDSASTDGTPSAVRRWAETHPDLALTLVEETERRGKAHALNTALRHATGEIVVITDADALWPARDTLANAVKWLADPTVGAVSCVKRPAGPAGVEDSYRDFYNVLRVAESKAWATPIFHGELAAFKRELLERLGGFPTDVGADDSHTATKIAMMGYRAITPPDVVCVEAVPKRGYHAWRIRRAQHLVQHFAKAIRDGKAPPPFKPILHAEAYLHLANPWALPTAAAALAAAAAAGSLPAAALLATGAALALYKPYRTWTTMQAYLIAAAVKNLWDKELVWEKQEKR; from the coding sequence ATGCTCCTTGAGGCAATCGCCATCGCGCTGACGGCGGCGCACTTCGGGGCGCCCCTGCTCTACTACTGGCGCGCAAAGAGGTGGCTCAAAAAGCCCTGGGACGTCGCCCCCGACCCCACCTATAGGCCCAGAGTCACCGTGATAGTCCCCACATACAACGAGGCCCCCCTCATCGAGGAGAAGCTGGACAACATATACGAGCAGGACTACCCCAGAGACAAGCTGGAGGTCGTGGTGGTAGACTCCGCCAGCACCGACGGGACCCCAAGCGCCGTGAGGAGATGGGCAGAGACACACCCAGACCTCGCCCTCACCCTCGTCGAGGAGACCGAGAGGCGGGGCAAGGCCCACGCCCTAAACACAGCCCTCAGACACGCCACGGGGGAGATCGTCGTCATAACAGACGCCGACGCGCTATGGCCCGCCAGAGACACCCTCGCCAACGCCGTCAAGTGGCTCGCCGACCCCACAGTCGGGGCAGTCTCCTGCGTCAAGAGGCCGGCCGGCCCCGCCGGGGTTGAAGACAGCTACAGAGACTTCTACAACGTGCTAAGAGTCGCCGAGAGCAAGGCCTGGGCAACCCCCATATTCCACGGCGAGCTGGCGGCCTTCAAGAGGGAGCTACTGGAGAGGCTCGGCGGGTTTCCAACTGACGTAGGCGCAGACGACAGCCACACCGCCACCAAGATAGCCATGATGGGCTACAGAGCCATAACACCCCCCGACGTCGTATGCGTCGAGGCAGTGCCCAAGCGGGGCTACCACGCGTGGAGAATAAGGAGGGCCCAGCACCTCGTACAACACTTCGCCAAAGCCATCCGAGACGGCAAAGCCCCACCCCCCTTCAAGCCCATCCTACACGCCGAGGCCTACCTCCATTTGGCCAACCCCTGGGCACTCCCCACAGCCGCCGCAGCCCTAGCCGCCGCGGCCGCCGCAGGGAGCCTCCCAGCCGCCGCGCTCCTCGCCACAGGCGCCGCCCTAGCCCTCTACAAGCCATATAGGACTTGGACTACCATGCAGGCCTACCTAATCGCCGCCGCCGTCAAAAACCTCTGGGACAAGGAGCTAGTCTGGGAAAAACAGGAAAAACGCTAA
- a CDS encoding ATP-binding protein has product MKRIKLIFAGRDVEFTDRDVALEQIAKLAERGTYTVHVVYGPEGCGKTALLKQAKAVLEEEFGYHVLYANPLAKRTEEILQYSPSARELVEKAFSVFSDPLAKAVDLVINVAGWIIQKFHKAKVAVLMDDIFQAIGVENAEAYVKALLNLIEWPPAEYDKIVVLVASSEGITRERVGRHRWATIKVMWNMSKDGFRQLYDVLPDPKPPFDDVWRWTGGNPDALEGLFEAGWDVERVVEDLAVDKGLSAAFAERWRAHLAKALEDPDYLWEEPEAEGLAKELVEKNLVVLLKGRRPDAWVDQPPPERDPELGIGKHYAWQTPLHREAVRRALEQAQKSA; this is encoded by the coding sequence GTGAAGAGAATCAAGCTGATCTTTGCCGGCAGGGACGTGGAGTTTACAGACAGAGACGTGGCCCTGGAGCAAATAGCCAAGCTAGCCGAGAGAGGCACCTACACAGTACACGTCGTGTACGGCCCCGAGGGCTGTGGCAAGACGGCCCTCCTCAAACAGGCCAAAGCCGTCCTAGAGGAGGAGTTCGGCTACCACGTCTTATACGCCAATCCTCTAGCCAAGAGGACGGAGGAGATTCTCCAATACTCTCCCTCGGCGAGGGAGCTTGTGGAGAAGGCATTCAGCGTATTCTCTGACCCATTAGCCAAGGCCGTAGACCTGGTAATAAACGTGGCAGGGTGGATAATCCAAAAATTCCACAAGGCAAAGGTTGCGGTCCTCATGGACGACATATTCCAAGCCATTGGAGTTGAGAATGCAGAGGCCTACGTCAAAGCTCTACTCAACTTGATAGAGTGGCCACCCGCCGAATACGACAAAATAGTCGTGCTAGTGGCATCGAGCGAAGGAATAACCAGGGAGCGTGTAGGAAGACATAGGTGGGCAACTATCAAGGTGATGTGGAACATGTCGAAGGATGGCTTTCGCCAGCTATACGACGTGCTACCAGACCCAAAGCCCCCATTCGACGATGTGTGGAGGTGGACTGGGGGCAATCCCGACGCCCTAGAGGGGCTTTTTGAGGCTGGGTGGGACGTGGAGAGAGTTGTGGAAGACTTGGCAGTTGACAAGGGGCTGAGCGCGGCCTTTGCCGAGAGGTGGAGGGCGCATTTGGCCAAGGCGCTGGAGGATCCAGACTACCTCTGGGAAGAACCTGAGGCAGAGGGACTGGCAAAAGAGCTAGTGGAGAAAAACCTCGTAGTATTGTTAAAGGGAAGGAGGCCAGACGCCTGGGTCGACCAGCCGCCCCCCGAGCGAGACCCAGAGCTAGGCATCGGAAAACACTACGCTTGGCAGACGCCCCTACACAGAGAGGCTGTGAGGCGGGCGCTGGAGCAGGCCCAAAAATCTGCATGA
- a CDS encoding PaREP1 family protein codes for MEEAIERPLPKPSSADYASARLLEALVEARLALEFLRRGLTRNAAGKAFQAWRAVLAALLRLELDRLKTLAKTEEERRWLEERAVPRVPTTKMIPLSQMLEQLGYEDVTYITYGALNLHDYQYHGPDPDMALSKYRTREEAAAAVKSLVKAVIRYIERLKSGVAWTEEHERAYKALVEEVGGLR; via the coding sequence GTGGAAGAAGCTATTGAGCGCCCGCTCCCAAAGCCCTCCTCTGCGGACTACGCCTCTGCCCGCCTTCTTGAGGCTTTGGTGGAGGCTAGGCTGGCCCTCGAATTTCTCAGGCGTGGTTTAACGCGTAACGCGGCTGGGAAGGCTTTTCAAGCGTGGAGGGCTGTGCTGGCGGCTCTTCTCAGGCTGGAGCTGGACAGGCTGAAGACCTTGGCCAAGACGGAGGAAGAGCGGCGTTGGCTTGAGGAGAGGGCAGTGCCCCGAGTCCCCACTACGAAGATGATACCGCTTTCGCAGATGCTTGAGCAACTAGGGTATGAGGACGTTACATATATCACATATGGTGCTTTGAACCTCCACGACTATCAGTACCACGGCCCAGACCCGGACATGGCCCTCAGCAAGTACAGGACGAGGGAGGAGGCCGCCGCGGCTGTGAAGAGCCTGGTTAAGGCAGTGATACGTTACATAGAGAGGTTGAAAAGCGGCGTCGCGTGGACTGAGGAGCACGAAAGGGCCTATAAGGCGCTGGTGGAGGAGGTGGGTGGGTTGCGCTAG
- a CDS encoding radical SAM protein, translating into MRLVFGRHLVEIDGSFPQVGTLAFGIVDRGTNVVEVRPTTVCALSCVFCSVNAGPGSRVRWVEYVVDVGALLVALEEVVRFKGVDDVEVHIDGMGDPGNYPALAELVAGAKAIRGVALVSMQTRLFMLGEEGLRALASAGLDRLNVSIDALDPELAKRLAGAPWYNVERVVELVKKALDLGINVVVSPVWIPGLNDGEMAKIARWAAEAGLGRGLTPVLIQKYVPHKRGRKVKVRPMGWGEFWRRLRELERETGVPLVPRPGEFNIHRAPELPKPYKVGEVVSVEVVERGIFKGEVLAVPVAKRGTAVWDRTLTVAVGRGAEELLGARVKVRILENEHNIYIAAPVGRRLPPQAHYSGE; encoded by the coding sequence GTGCGCCTAGTGTTTGGGAGGCATTTAGTGGAGATTGACGGGTCTTTTCCTCAAGTGGGCACGCTGGCCTTTGGGATTGTAGATAGGGGGACTAACGTGGTTGAGGTTAGGCCTACCACCGTGTGTGCGCTTTCTTGCGTCTTTTGTTCTGTGAATGCGGGGCCTGGGTCGAGGGTTAGGTGGGTTGAGTATGTGGTGGACGTGGGGGCGTTGCTCGTGGCGTTGGAGGAGGTTGTTAGGTTTAAGGGGGTTGACGACGTGGAGGTGCATATAGATGGGATGGGGGATCCTGGGAACTACCCCGCCTTGGCTGAGCTTGTGGCTGGGGCGAAGGCGATTAGGGGGGTTGCGTTGGTGTCTATGCAGACGAGGCTTTTTATGCTGGGGGAGGAGGGGCTTAGGGCTCTTGCCTCGGCTGGGCTGGATAGGTTGAACGTGAGCATAGACGCGCTTGACCCTGAGTTGGCTAAGAGGCTGGCGGGCGCTCCGTGGTACAACGTGGAGAGGGTTGTGGAGCTTGTGAAAAAGGCCCTTGACCTTGGCATAAATGTGGTGGTGAGCCCGGTGTGGATTCCCGGCCTCAATGACGGAGAGATGGCGAAGATAGCGAGGTGGGCGGCGGAGGCGGGGCTTGGGAGAGGCCTTACGCCGGTTTTGATCCAGAAGTACGTGCCGCACAAGAGGGGGCGCAAGGTCAAGGTGAGGCCTATGGGGTGGGGCGAGTTTTGGAGGCGCCTCAGGGAGCTTGAGAGAGAGACGGGGGTGCCCTTGGTCCCAAGGCCGGGGGAGTTCAACATCCACAGAGCCCCCGAGCTCCCCAAGCCCTACAAGGTGGGTGAGGTGGTGTCTGTGGAAGTGGTGGAGCGGGGTATTTTCAAGGGCGAGGTGCTCGCCGTGCCTGTGGCCAAGAGGGGGACGGCGGTTTGGGATAGGACTTTGACTGTGGCAGTGGGGCGGGGGGCGGAGGAGCTGTTGGGCGCCAGGGTGAAGGTGAGGATTCTCGAAAACGAGCACAACATATACATCGCGGCCCCTGTGGGCCGCCGACTGCCGCCACAAGCACATTACAGCGGAGAGTAG
- a CDS encoding DUF488 domain-containing protein, translating to MVVYTVGYSAFTPEGLLAELKRRGVEVVVDVRRFPRSKMRGFSQGELEELLKGAGVEYLWMGELGALGVRGVRAGCSQSPTFDAYVWRLYRYGPAILSLEELNKLAAERTAALLCKEEDWRHCHRQFIADYLAARGHTVVHIRKGGREEPHVPTPCYSVLQPPPVELVARAAGDFAHLCKTHSVYLFGGALYNSGGDIDVVAYGEPAGELPQGYDAQTIPAPRPDLFHLFVTRGVLLCGKPLLVDPREALENELREAEALAQYFREGTHPVLVCKAAKRLVFLAAVLKCGLWADTWQKATQCLGEVPGVFKDCLSPPPLEEMRRHSHFVEKLVALINERRKAGALSLPGGL from the coding sequence GTGGTTGTGTACACCGTTGGGTACTCCGCCTTCACCCCCGAGGGGCTTCTCGCCGAGCTTAAGAGGCGCGGCGTAGAGGTGGTAGTCGACGTTAGGCGCTTCCCCCGGTCTAAGATGCGGGGATTCTCGCAGGGGGAGCTAGAAGAGCTGTTGAAGGGGGCCGGCGTGGAGTACTTGTGGATGGGCGAGTTGGGGGCGCTGGGCGTGAGGGGGGTAAGGGCCGGCTGCTCTCAGTCCCCCACCTTTGACGCATATGTCTGGCGTCTCTACCGCTACGGGCCAGCAATCCTTAGCCTCGAGGAGTTGAACAAGCTGGCGGCCGAGAGGACGGCGGCGCTGTTGTGCAAAGAGGAGGACTGGCGGCACTGCCACAGACAGTTTATCGCCGACTACCTCGCCGCCAGGGGGCACACGGTGGTGCACATTAGGAAGGGGGGAAGGGAGGAGCCCCACGTCCCCACTCCCTGCTACAGCGTCTTACAGCCGCCGCCCGTCGAGCTCGTTGCCAGGGCGGCGGGCGACTTCGCCCACTTGTGTAAAACCCACAGCGTCTACCTCTTCGGAGGGGCGTTGTACAACAGCGGCGGCGACATAGACGTCGTGGCCTACGGCGAGCCCGCCGGCGAGTTGCCCCAGGGGTACGACGCCCAGACAATACCGGCCCCACGCCCCGACCTCTTCCACCTCTTTGTCACAAGAGGCGTACTCCTCTGCGGAAAGCCCCTCCTAGTCGACCCCCGCGAGGCCTTGGAAAACGAGCTAAGAGAGGCGGAGGCCCTGGCGCAGTACTTCAGAGAGGGCACCCACCCCGTGCTAGTGTGCAAGGCGGCCAAGAGGCTGGTGTTCCTAGCCGCAGTACTCAAGTGCGGCCTCTGGGCAGACACGTGGCAAAAGGCCACCCAGTGCCTTGGAGAAGTTCCCGGCGTATTTAAGGACTGCCTAAGCCCCCCGCCCCTGGAGGAGATGCGGCGGCACAGCCACTTCGTGGAGAAACTAGTGGCCCTAATCAACGAGAGGCGCAAAGCCGGCGCGCTTTCTCTACCAGGAGGACTATGA
- a CDS encoding nucleotidyltransferase domain-containing protein, with translation MQLYRQIFLKAAQEAEEWIRRLCEAGYTVILFGSRARGDARIDSDWDLLVVGKDPPPEPPHDLVQVVFLKPEDVEPQIEKFNTLVIDALYEGKLICGPKDLYHKWRETTLRKTANYAKTPQGWLPRS, from the coding sequence ATGCAGCTGTATAGGCAAATATTCCTAAAAGCGGCTCAGGAGGCGGAGGAATGGATACGACGACTCTGCGAAGCGGGGTACACAGTCATACTCTTCGGCTCAAGGGCAAGAGGCGACGCGAGAATAGACAGCGACTGGGACCTACTAGTAGTGGGAAAAGACCCCCCACCCGAGCCGCCCCACGACCTAGTACAAGTGGTATTCCTAAAGCCCGAAGACGTAGAACCCCAGATAGAAAAATTCAACACCCTGGTAATAGACGCCCTCTACGAGGGAAAACTGATATGCGGCCCCAAAGACCTCTACCACAAGTGGAGAGAAACCACACTGAGAAAGACGGCCAACTACGCCAAGACACCACAAGGCTGGCTACCACGCTCCTAG
- a CDS encoding transcriptional regulator has protein sequence MHRDKAVGIGLLVVGIVGILLYGWLVFFSPWSAFVIQLTAFVAVAAVLGILAWVGYALATTPPPKPIEEIEKEIEEELKKLEQEAKSGQSTS, from the coding sequence ATGCATAGGGATAAGGCTGTGGGTATTGGCCTTCTTGTGGTTGGGATTGTCGGCATTTTGTTGTACGGGTGGCTTGTCTTCTTCTCGCCTTGGAGCGCCTTTGTGATACAGCTGACTGCCTTTGTCGCAGTGGCCGCGGTGTTGGGCATACTCGCCTGGGTAGGCTACGCCCTAGCCACCACCCCACCACCCAAGCCCATCGAAGAGATCGAGAAGGAGATTGAGGAGGAGCTCAAGAAGCTGGAGCAGGAGGCGAAGAGCGGGCAGTCTACCTCTTAG
- a CDS encoding HEPN domain-containing protein translates to MPTYEKWIERAKRYAALAREMATRGFYPEACLFAQQAAELYLKGLLIKATGARPYTHSILHLLRSYLALSGREPGEEETRCAKLLTEHYLGARYPDARMLEYDDKDAEECLRCMDAVLNAAV, encoded by the coding sequence ATGCCCACCTACGAGAAGTGGATAGAGAGAGCAAAGAGGTACGCGGCGCTTGCCAGAGAGATGGCTACAAGAGGCTTCTACCCCGAGGCTTGCCTCTTTGCCCAACAAGCCGCCGAGCTCTACCTCAAGGGACTTTTGATAAAGGCCACGGGGGCCAGGCCGTACACACACTCCATTCTACACCTGCTCAGAAGCTACCTCGCCCTCTCGGGGCGCGAGCCCGGCGAAGAGGAGACGAGGTGCGCCAAGCTTCTCACAGAGCACTACCTAGGGGCGCGGTACCCCGACGCGAGGATGTTAGAATACGACGACAAAGACGCCGAGGAGTGCCTAAGATGCATGGACGCGGTGCTCAATGCAGCTGTATAG